Proteins from one Coturnix japonica isolate 7356 chromosome 5, Coturnix japonica 2.1, whole genome shotgun sequence genomic window:
- the CD44 gene encoding CD44 antigen isoform X7: MANFYLWAAFGLCLLKLCLTETQFNVSCRYGGVFHVEKNGRYSLTRTEAIELCRALNSTLATLEQFERAHELGFETCRYGFIVGHIVIPRINPYHLCAANHTGVYKLSSNTTGRYDAYCYNETESRIKACEPIERIDTSFLSNQSEIVIDNEDGSRYNADGTRHSGDSSTSGVDDENLGSGSIHDTTPGDTSIRRSSPSYYGSVTPISHMPDHSSGGGEKDFPVKQYDDEISPTSTDISATATDFHKEDDVQHPASTTPDPHRDNMEKTTTQSWWNPFLDQWWWSYLKEKTQEPTQATSADVSSSGNGSDDEDSSEEMMYSTVVPGWEISVAKNEYAPSTTPDPHHDILEKITTQAQWNPFLHQSWLSNPREKTQESTPATRADVSSSGNGSDDEDSSEEMMYSTVVPGWEISVAKNEYAPSTTPDPHRDNLEKTTTQSWWNLFSDQWLLSNPREKTQESTSATSAVDSKHEMLLEVSTQDYWKPSYTDEEERYPSSAGRALVTSETEKRQGPTQHPLLHSVHNGWISQGQNPVNTTGATEQQEFTTPGENEIEKETSYTAMVSNHGAKQNDSAQDPLVYPGWGKEDYSIQPTIMDRVIPSRESNPEKESSNTVLATPDVGHHEEATLPSDNEAAQSTEGITHPTDAPGGPVLLGLDPASTDEAAVTVSVNVFHPEEGTSRPLVPSIQPGSDSEQANATDGSHVNLIPGVFPDMDDHLYQLPSHLSTTLDTPDDASHEEPTQPTLPSDNEAARSTEGITHPTDAPGIPVLLGLDPASANEADEESLLMSTTIITTVTDSNDVLNPEDVTREVWTPRVIDTALATPDNGHHEEATQATLPSDNEAAQSTEGITHTTDAPGDPVLLGLDPASTDEAGEESLLTSTTVTVSVNVFHPEEGTNRPLIPSIQPGSDSEQANATDGSHVNLIPGVFPDMDDHLYQLPTPPPPRSTSNINSDQGPYQEDGEPTPFPGESTTTTVTSQPRSAQVPEWLIIVAALLALALILAVCIAVNSRRRCGQKKKLVINNGKGAVEDRKTRELNGDASKSQEMVHLVHKEQSNDQTGACDEFLTVDETQNHQDVDMKSGV, from the exons AATTCAATGTAAGTTGCAGATATGGAGGAGTGTTTCACGTGGAGAAAAATGGTCGCTACAGTCTCACACGAACTGAAGCAATTGAGCTCTGTAGAGCTCTCAATAGTACCTTGGCAACACTGGAGCAATTTGAAAGAGCTCATGAACTTGGATTTGAAACGTGCAG GTACGGTTTTATAGTGGGGCATATTGTTATCCCACGAATCAATCCATATCATCTTTGTGCAGCAAATCATACAGGTGTTTACAAACTTTCATCAAATACAACTGGCCGGTATGATGCATATTGTTACAATGAAACAG aatCAAGGATCAAAGCATGTGAGCCAATTGAAAGAATCGATACTTCTTTCCTCAGTAATCAGAGTGAAATAG TTATTGACAATGAGGATGGCTCACGTTATAATGCAGATGGCACACGTCATAGTGGAGACTCCTCAACCTCAGGTGTGGATGATGAAAATTTGGGTAGTGGATCAATACATGACACAACTCCAGGGGATACCTCTATCAGGAGATCAAGTCCTTCATATTATGGAAGTGTTACTCCTATCTCACATATGCCAGATCATTCTTCTGGAGGAGGTGAAAAAGACTTTCCTGTGAAGCAATATG ATGATGAAATTTCCCCTACATCAACTGATATCTCAGCAACAGCTACTGATTTCCACAAAGAAGATGATGTACAGCATCCTGCAAGTACTA CTCCAGATCCGCATCGTGACAACATGGAGAAAACCACCACCCAGTCTTGGTGGAATCCGTTTTTGGACCAGTGGTGGTGGTCATATCTCAAAGAGAAGACCCAGGAACCCACGCAGGCAACAAGTG CAGATGTGTCCTCGAGTGGCAATGGTTCAGATGATGAAGACTCTTCAGAGGAGATGATGTATTCAACGGTGGTTCCAGGATGGGAAATAAGTGTAGCCAAGAATGAGTATGCTCCCAGTACTA CTCCAGATCCTCATCATGACATCCTGGAGAAAATCACCACCCAGGCTCAGTGGAATCCATTTTTACACCAGTCGTGGTTGTCAAATCCCAGAGAGAAGACCCAGGAATCCACACCGGCAACAAGGG CAGATGTGTCCTCGAGTGGCAATGGTTCAGATGACGAAGACTCTTCAGAAGAGATGATGTACTCAACGGTGGTTCCAGGATGGGAAATAAGTGTAGCCAAGAATGAGTATGCTCCCAGTACTA CTCCAGATCCCCATCGTGACAACCTGGAGAAAACCACCACCCAGTCTTGGTGGAATCTGTTTTCAGACCAGTGGTTGTTGTCGAATCCCAGAGAGAAGACCCAGGAATCCACATCGGCAACAAGTG CTGTGGACTCAAAACATGAAATGCTTCTTGAAGTCTCCACACAAGATTATTGGAAACCCTCCTACACAGATGAAGAGGAGAGATATCCTAGCTCTGCTGGCAGGG CACTTGTTAcaagtgaaactgaaaaacGTCAAGGACCAACCCAACATCCGCTATTACACAGTGTTCACAATGGATGGATCAGTCAAGGACAAAATCCTGTAAACACCACTGGGGCTACTGAACAACAGGAATTTACTACTCCaggtgaaaatgaaattgaaaaggAAACTTCTTATACAG CTATGGTCTCCAATCATGGGGCCAAACAGAATGACTCAGCGCAAGACCCATTGGTGTATCCTGGTTGGGGCAAGGAAGATTATTCCATACAACCCACTATAATGGACAGAGTTATTCCTTCCAGAGAGAGTAATCCTGAAAAAGAATCTTCTAATACAG TTCTTGCCACACCTGATGTTGGTCACCATGAAGAAGCAACTCTGCCTTCAGATaatgaagcagcacagagcaccgAAGGCATCACACATCCCACTGATGCTCCCGGGGGTCCAGTTCTGCTTGGGTTGGATCCTGCCAGTACAGATGAAGCTG CAGTCACAGTGTCCGTGAATGTTTTCCACCCAGAAGAAGGAACCAGCAGGCCCCTGGTACCCAGCATTCAGCCTGGAAGTGACAGCGAACAAGCAAATGCCACGGATGGTTCTCATGTCAATTTGATACCTGGAGTATTTCCAGATATGGATGATCATTTATACCAATTACCATCTCATCTTTCTACTA CTCTTGACACACCTGATGATGCTTCTCATGAAGAGCCAACTCAGCCAACACTGCCTTCAGATAACGAAGCAGCACGGAGTACTGAGGGCATCACACATCCCACTGATGCCCCTGGGATTCCAGTTCTCCTTGGGCTGGATCCTGCCAGTGCAAATGAAGCTGATGAGGAATCTCTGCTCATGAGTACCA CCATCATCACAACAGTCACAGACTCCAATGATGTTCTGAACCCAGAAGATGTAACCCGGGAAGTGTGGACACCTCGAGTCATTGATACGGCTCTTGCCACACCTGACAATGGTCACCATGAAGAAGCAACTCAGGCAACTCTGCCTTCAGATaatgaagcagcacagagcaccgAAGGCATCACACATACCACTGATGCTCCCGGGGATCCAGTTCTGCTTGGGCTGGATCCTGCCAGTACAGATGAAGCTGGTGAGGAATCTCTACTCACGAGTACCA CAGTCACAGTGTCTGTGAATGTTTTCCACCCGGAAGAAGGAACCAACAGGCCCCTGATACCCAGCATTCAGCCTGGAAGTGACAGCGAACAAGCAAATGCCACGGATGGTTCTCATGTCAATTTGATACCTGGAGTATTTCCAGATATGGATGATCATCTATACCAATTACcaactcctcctcctccta GGTCTACATCCAATATAAATAGTGATCAGGGACCATACCAGGAAGATGGTGAACCTACTCCTTTCCCTGGAGAGTCCACAACAACAACTGTAACGTCACAACCAAGATCAGCCCAGGTACCAG AATGGCTGATCATCGTTGCTGCTCTCCTGGCACTGGCATTGATCCTCGCAGTGTGCATTGCCGTTAACAGCCGGAGGAG ATGtgggcagaagaaaaagctaGTCATTAATAATGGCAAAGGTGCAGTGGAGGACAGGAAGACAAGAGAATTAAATGGAGACGCCAGCAAATCACAAGAAATGGTGCACTTGGTTCACAAAGAACAGTCGAATGACCAAACAGGAGCATGTGATGAATTCCTCACCGTTgatgaaacacagaatcatcAGGATGTTGACATGAAGAGTGGAGTGTAG
- the CD44 gene encoding CD44 antigen isoform X31 has translation MANFYLWAAFGLCLLKLCLTETQFNVSCRYGGVFHVEKNGRYSLTRTEAIELCRALNSTLATLEQFERAHELGFETCRYGFIVGHIVIPRINPYHLCAANHTGVYKLSSNTTGRYDAYCYNETESRIKACEPIERIDTSFLSNQSEIVIDNEDGSRYNADGTRHSGDSSTSGVDDENLGSGSIHDTTPGDTSIRRSSPSYYGSVTPISHMPDHSSGGGEKDFPVKQYDDEISPTSTDISATATDFHKEDDVQHPASTRSTSNINSDQGPYQEDGEPTPFPGESTTTTVTSQPRSAQVPEWLIIVAALLALALILAVCIAVNSRRRCGQKKKLVINNGKGAVEDRKTRELNGDASKSQEMVHLVHKEQSNDQTGACDEFLTVDETQNHQDVDMKSGV, from the exons AATTCAATGTAAGTTGCAGATATGGAGGAGTGTTTCACGTGGAGAAAAATGGTCGCTACAGTCTCACACGAACTGAAGCAATTGAGCTCTGTAGAGCTCTCAATAGTACCTTGGCAACACTGGAGCAATTTGAAAGAGCTCATGAACTTGGATTTGAAACGTGCAG GTACGGTTTTATAGTGGGGCATATTGTTATCCCACGAATCAATCCATATCATCTTTGTGCAGCAAATCATACAGGTGTTTACAAACTTTCATCAAATACAACTGGCCGGTATGATGCATATTGTTACAATGAAACAG aatCAAGGATCAAAGCATGTGAGCCAATTGAAAGAATCGATACTTCTTTCCTCAGTAATCAGAGTGAAATAG TTATTGACAATGAGGATGGCTCACGTTATAATGCAGATGGCACACGTCATAGTGGAGACTCCTCAACCTCAGGTGTGGATGATGAAAATTTGGGTAGTGGATCAATACATGACACAACTCCAGGGGATACCTCTATCAGGAGATCAAGTCCTTCATATTATGGAAGTGTTACTCCTATCTCACATATGCCAGATCATTCTTCTGGAGGAGGTGAAAAAGACTTTCCTGTGAAGCAATATG ATGATGAAATTTCCCCTACATCAACTGATATCTCAGCAACAGCTACTGATTTCCACAAAGAAGATGATGTACAGCATCCTGCAAGTACTA GGTCTACATCCAATATAAATAGTGATCAGGGACCATACCAGGAAGATGGTGAACCTACTCCTTTCCCTGGAGAGTCCACAACAACAACTGTAACGTCACAACCAAGATCAGCCCAGGTACCAG AATGGCTGATCATCGTTGCTGCTCTCCTGGCACTGGCATTGATCCTCGCAGTGTGCATTGCCGTTAACAGCCGGAGGAG ATGtgggcagaagaaaaagctaGTCATTAATAATGGCAAAGGTGCAGTGGAGGACAGGAAGACAAGAGAATTAAATGGAGACGCCAGCAAATCACAAGAAATGGTGCACTTGGTTCACAAAGAACAGTCGAATGACCAAACAGGAGCATGTGATGAATTCCTCACCGTTgatgaaacacagaatcatcAGGATGTTGACATGAAGAGTGGAGTGTAG
- the CD44 gene encoding CD44 antigen isoform X25, with product MANFYLWAAFGLCLLKLCLTETQFNVSCRYGGVFHVEKNGRYSLTRTEAIELCRALNSTLATLEQFERAHELGFETCRYGFIVGHIVIPRINPYHLCAANHTGVYKLSSNTTGRYDAYCYNETESRIKACEPIERIDTSFLSNQSEIVIDNEDGSRYNADGTRHSGDSSTSGVDDENLGSGSIHDTTPGDTSIRRSSPSYYGSVTPISHMPDHSSGGGEKDFPVKQYDDEISPTSTDISATATDFHKEDDVQHPASTKEGTSRPLVPSIQPGSDSEQANATDGSHVNLIPGVFPDMDDHLYQLPSHLSTTLDTPDDASHEEPTQPTLPSDNEAARSTEGITHPTDAPGIPVLLGLDPASANEADEESLLMSTTIITTVTDSNDVLNPEDVTREVWTPRVIDTALATPDNGHHEEATQATLPSDNEAAQSTEGITHTTDAPGDPVLLGLDPASTDEAGEESLLTSTTVTVSVNVFHPEEGTNRPLIPSIQPGSDSEQANATDGSHVNLIPGVFPDMDDHLYQLPTPPPPRSTSNINSDQGPYQEDGEPTPFPGESTTTTVTSQPRSAQVPEWLIIVAALLALALILAVCIAVNSRRRCGQKKKLVINNGKGAVEDRKTRELNGDASKSQEMVHLVHKEQSNDQTGACDEFLTVDETQNHQDVDMKSGV from the exons AATTCAATGTAAGTTGCAGATATGGAGGAGTGTTTCACGTGGAGAAAAATGGTCGCTACAGTCTCACACGAACTGAAGCAATTGAGCTCTGTAGAGCTCTCAATAGTACCTTGGCAACACTGGAGCAATTTGAAAGAGCTCATGAACTTGGATTTGAAACGTGCAG GTACGGTTTTATAGTGGGGCATATTGTTATCCCACGAATCAATCCATATCATCTTTGTGCAGCAAATCATACAGGTGTTTACAAACTTTCATCAAATACAACTGGCCGGTATGATGCATATTGTTACAATGAAACAG aatCAAGGATCAAAGCATGTGAGCCAATTGAAAGAATCGATACTTCTTTCCTCAGTAATCAGAGTGAAATAG TTATTGACAATGAGGATGGCTCACGTTATAATGCAGATGGCACACGTCATAGTGGAGACTCCTCAACCTCAGGTGTGGATGATGAAAATTTGGGTAGTGGATCAATACATGACACAACTCCAGGGGATACCTCTATCAGGAGATCAAGTCCTTCATATTATGGAAGTGTTACTCCTATCTCACATATGCCAGATCATTCTTCTGGAGGAGGTGAAAAAGACTTTCCTGTGAAGCAATATG ATGATGAAATTTCCCCTACATCAACTGATATCTCAGCAACAGCTACTGATTTCCACAAAGAAGATGATGTACAGCATCCTGCAAGTACTA AAGAAGGAACCAGCAGGCCCCTGGTACCCAGCATTCAGCCTGGAAGTGACAGCGAACAAGCAAATGCCACGGATGGTTCTCATGTCAATTTGATACCTGGAGTATTTCCAGATATGGATGATCATTTATACCAATTACCATCTCATCTTTCTACTA CTCTTGACACACCTGATGATGCTTCTCATGAAGAGCCAACTCAGCCAACACTGCCTTCAGATAACGAAGCAGCACGGAGTACTGAGGGCATCACACATCCCACTGATGCCCCTGGGATTCCAGTTCTCCTTGGGCTGGATCCTGCCAGTGCAAATGAAGCTGATGAGGAATCTCTGCTCATGAGTACCA CCATCATCACAACAGTCACAGACTCCAATGATGTTCTGAACCCAGAAGATGTAACCCGGGAAGTGTGGACACCTCGAGTCATTGATACGGCTCTTGCCACACCTGACAATGGTCACCATGAAGAAGCAACTCAGGCAACTCTGCCTTCAGATaatgaagcagcacagagcaccgAAGGCATCACACATACCACTGATGCTCCCGGGGATCCAGTTCTGCTTGGGCTGGATCCTGCCAGTACAGATGAAGCTGGTGAGGAATCTCTACTCACGAGTACCA CAGTCACAGTGTCTGTGAATGTTTTCCACCCGGAAGAAGGAACCAACAGGCCCCTGATACCCAGCATTCAGCCTGGAAGTGACAGCGAACAAGCAAATGCCACGGATGGTTCTCATGTCAATTTGATACCTGGAGTATTTCCAGATATGGATGATCATCTATACCAATTACcaactcctcctcctccta GGTCTACATCCAATATAAATAGTGATCAGGGACCATACCAGGAAGATGGTGAACCTACTCCTTTCCCTGGAGAGTCCACAACAACAACTGTAACGTCACAACCAAGATCAGCCCAGGTACCAG AATGGCTGATCATCGTTGCTGCTCTCCTGGCACTGGCATTGATCCTCGCAGTGTGCATTGCCGTTAACAGCCGGAGGAG ATGtgggcagaagaaaaagctaGTCATTAATAATGGCAAAGGTGCAGTGGAGGACAGGAAGACAAGAGAATTAAATGGAGACGCCAGCAAATCACAAGAAATGGTGCACTTGGTTCACAAAGAACAGTCGAATGACCAAACAGGAGCATGTGATGAATTCCTCACCGTTgatgaaacacagaatcatcAGGATGTTGACATGAAGAGTGGAGTGTAG
- the CD44 gene encoding CD44 antigen isoform X6, producing the protein MANFYLWAAFGLCLLKLCLTETQFNVSCRYGGVFHVEKNGRYSLTRTEAIELCRALNSTLATLEQFERAHELGFETCRYGFIVGHIVIPRINPYHLCAANHTGVYKLSSNTTGRYDAYCYNETESRIKACEPIERIDTSFLSNQSEIVIDNEDGSRYNADGTRHSGDSSTSGVDDENLGSGSIHDTTPGDTSIRRSSPSYYGSVTPISHMPDHSSGGGEKDFPVKQYDDEISPTSTDISATATDFHKEDDVQHPASTTPDPHRDNMEKTTTQSWWNPFLDQWWWSYLKEKTQEPTQATSADVSSSGNGSDDEDSSEEMMYSTVVPGWEISVAKNEYAPSTTPDPHHDILEKITTQAQWNPFLHQSWLSNPREKTQESTPATRADVSSSGNGSDDEDSSEEMMYSTVVPGWEISVAKNEYAPSTTPDPHRDNLEKTTTQSWWNLFSDQWLLSNPREKTQESTSATSAVDSKHEMLLEVSTQDYWKPSYTDEEERYPSSAGRALVTSETEKRQGPTQHPLLHSVHNGWISQGQNPVNTTGATEQQEFTTPGENEIEKETSYTAMVSNHGAKQNDSAQDPLVYPGWGKEDYSIQPTIMDRVIPSRESNPEKESSNTVLATPDVGHHEEATLPSDNEAAQSTEGITHPTDAPGGPVLLGLDPASTDEAGEESLLMSTTVTVSVNVFHPEEGTSRPLVPSIQPGSDSEQANATDGSHVNLIPGVFPDMDDHLYQLPSHLSTTLDTPDDASHEEPTQPTLPSDNEAARSTEGITHPTDAPGIPVLLGLDPASANEADEESLLMSTITDSNDVLNPEDVTREVWTPRVIDTALATPDNGHHEEATQATLPSDNEAAQSTEGITHTTDAPGDPVLLGLDPASTDEAGEESLLTSTTVTVSVNVFHPEEGTNRPLIPSIQPGSDSEQANATDGSHVNLIPGVFPDMDDHLYQLPTPPPPRSTSNINSDQGPYQEDGEPTPFPGESTTTTVTSQPRSAQVPEWLIIVAALLALALILAVCIAVNSRRRCGQKKKLVINNGKGAVEDRKTRELNGDASKSQEMVHLVHKEQSNDQTGACDEFLTVDETQNHQDVDMKSGV; encoded by the exons AATTCAATGTAAGTTGCAGATATGGAGGAGTGTTTCACGTGGAGAAAAATGGTCGCTACAGTCTCACACGAACTGAAGCAATTGAGCTCTGTAGAGCTCTCAATAGTACCTTGGCAACACTGGAGCAATTTGAAAGAGCTCATGAACTTGGATTTGAAACGTGCAG GTACGGTTTTATAGTGGGGCATATTGTTATCCCACGAATCAATCCATATCATCTTTGTGCAGCAAATCATACAGGTGTTTACAAACTTTCATCAAATACAACTGGCCGGTATGATGCATATTGTTACAATGAAACAG aatCAAGGATCAAAGCATGTGAGCCAATTGAAAGAATCGATACTTCTTTCCTCAGTAATCAGAGTGAAATAG TTATTGACAATGAGGATGGCTCACGTTATAATGCAGATGGCACACGTCATAGTGGAGACTCCTCAACCTCAGGTGTGGATGATGAAAATTTGGGTAGTGGATCAATACATGACACAACTCCAGGGGATACCTCTATCAGGAGATCAAGTCCTTCATATTATGGAAGTGTTACTCCTATCTCACATATGCCAGATCATTCTTCTGGAGGAGGTGAAAAAGACTTTCCTGTGAAGCAATATG ATGATGAAATTTCCCCTACATCAACTGATATCTCAGCAACAGCTACTGATTTCCACAAAGAAGATGATGTACAGCATCCTGCAAGTACTA CTCCAGATCCGCATCGTGACAACATGGAGAAAACCACCACCCAGTCTTGGTGGAATCCGTTTTTGGACCAGTGGTGGTGGTCATATCTCAAAGAGAAGACCCAGGAACCCACGCAGGCAACAAGTG CAGATGTGTCCTCGAGTGGCAATGGTTCAGATGATGAAGACTCTTCAGAGGAGATGATGTATTCAACGGTGGTTCCAGGATGGGAAATAAGTGTAGCCAAGAATGAGTATGCTCCCAGTACTA CTCCAGATCCTCATCATGACATCCTGGAGAAAATCACCACCCAGGCTCAGTGGAATCCATTTTTACACCAGTCGTGGTTGTCAAATCCCAGAGAGAAGACCCAGGAATCCACACCGGCAACAAGGG CAGATGTGTCCTCGAGTGGCAATGGTTCAGATGACGAAGACTCTTCAGAAGAGATGATGTACTCAACGGTGGTTCCAGGATGGGAAATAAGTGTAGCCAAGAATGAGTATGCTCCCAGTACTA CTCCAGATCCCCATCGTGACAACCTGGAGAAAACCACCACCCAGTCTTGGTGGAATCTGTTTTCAGACCAGTGGTTGTTGTCGAATCCCAGAGAGAAGACCCAGGAATCCACATCGGCAACAAGTG CTGTGGACTCAAAACATGAAATGCTTCTTGAAGTCTCCACACAAGATTATTGGAAACCCTCCTACACAGATGAAGAGGAGAGATATCCTAGCTCTGCTGGCAGGG CACTTGTTAcaagtgaaactgaaaaacGTCAAGGACCAACCCAACATCCGCTATTACACAGTGTTCACAATGGATGGATCAGTCAAGGACAAAATCCTGTAAACACCACTGGGGCTACTGAACAACAGGAATTTACTACTCCaggtgaaaatgaaattgaaaaggAAACTTCTTATACAG CTATGGTCTCCAATCATGGGGCCAAACAGAATGACTCAGCGCAAGACCCATTGGTGTATCCTGGTTGGGGCAAGGAAGATTATTCCATACAACCCACTATAATGGACAGAGTTATTCCTTCCAGAGAGAGTAATCCTGAAAAAGAATCTTCTAATACAG TTCTTGCCACACCTGATGTTGGTCACCATGAAGAAGCAACTCTGCCTTCAGATaatgaagcagcacagagcaccgAAGGCATCACACATCCCACTGATGCTCCCGGGGGTCCAGTTCTGCTTGGGTTGGATCCTGCCAGTACAGATGAAGCTGGTGAGGAATCTCTACTCATGAGTACCA CAGTCACAGTGTCCGTGAATGTTTTCCACCCAGAAGAAGGAACCAGCAGGCCCCTGGTACCCAGCATTCAGCCTGGAAGTGACAGCGAACAAGCAAATGCCACGGATGGTTCTCATGTCAATTTGATACCTGGAGTATTTCCAGATATGGATGATCATTTATACCAATTACCATCTCATCTTTCTACTA CTCTTGACACACCTGATGATGCTTCTCATGAAGAGCCAACTCAGCCAACACTGCCTTCAGATAACGAAGCAGCACGGAGTACTGAGGGCATCACACATCCCACTGATGCCCCTGGGATTCCAGTTCTCCTTGGGCTGGATCCTGCCAGTGCAAATGAAGCTGATGAGGAATCTCTGCTCATGAGTACCA TCACAGACTCCAATGATGTTCTGAACCCAGAAGATGTAACCCGGGAAGTGTGGACACCTCGAGTCATTGATACGGCTCTTGCCACACCTGACAATGGTCACCATGAAGAAGCAACTCAGGCAACTCTGCCTTCAGATaatgaagcagcacagagcaccgAAGGCATCACACATACCACTGATGCTCCCGGGGATCCAGTTCTGCTTGGGCTGGATCCTGCCAGTACAGATGAAGCTGGTGAGGAATCTCTACTCACGAGTACCA CAGTCACAGTGTCTGTGAATGTTTTCCACCCGGAAGAAGGAACCAACAGGCCCCTGATACCCAGCATTCAGCCTGGAAGTGACAGCGAACAAGCAAATGCCACGGATGGTTCTCATGTCAATTTGATACCTGGAGTATTTCCAGATATGGATGATCATCTATACCAATTACcaactcctcctcctccta GGTCTACATCCAATATAAATAGTGATCAGGGACCATACCAGGAAGATGGTGAACCTACTCCTTTCCCTGGAGAGTCCACAACAACAACTGTAACGTCACAACCAAGATCAGCCCAGGTACCAG AATGGCTGATCATCGTTGCTGCTCTCCTGGCACTGGCATTGATCCTCGCAGTGTGCATTGCCGTTAACAGCCGGAGGAG ATGtgggcagaagaaaaagctaGTCATTAATAATGGCAAAGGTGCAGTGGAGGACAGGAAGACAAGAGAATTAAATGGAGACGCCAGCAAATCACAAGAAATGGTGCACTTGGTTCACAAAGAACAGTCGAATGACCAAACAGGAGCATGTGATGAATTCCTCACCGTTgatgaaacacagaatcatcAGGATGTTGACATGAAGAGTGGAGTGTAG